A window of the Hordeum vulgare subsp. vulgare chromosome 5H, MorexV3_pseudomolecules_assembly, whole genome shotgun sequence genome harbors these coding sequences:
- the LOC123397940 gene encoding 5'-nucleotidase domain-containing protein DDB_G0275467, translating into MAAAAARLRLLASCLLLPAPSTTAPRHMRGLRGLSTLSSTLGSGAGEDEIERIRREFEDAKRNYLSIPAAIKDMPKMNPQGIYVNKNVKLDDLQVYGFDYDYTLSHYSDHLQCLIYDLAKKHLVNELKYPESCLQYDYDSSFPVRGLYYDKLKGCLLKLDFFGSIEPDGCFFGRRKLSSTEIKELYGTRHIGRDQARQLVGLMDVFCFSEACLIADIVQHFVDAKLEFDAPYVYEDVNQAIQHVHRSGLVHRKVLSEPQKFLLKNSQVFRFLKTLREKGKKLFLLTNSPFYFVDGGMSYLLEDQHFDGNSWRELFDVVIAQANKPSFYNSDHPFRVYDTEKDTLAFTAVDKFLPNEVYYHGCLKSFLQITKWRGPEVIYFGDHLFSDLRGPSKAGWRTAAVIRELEDEIGIQNGDSYRFQQAKLGIIHDLLGKVHATVVSTEKGQVYRTLLDELNAERRQCRSGMRDLFNSSFGATFLTDTGKESSFAYHIHQYADIYTSKLENFLSYAPESWLHPPHDIKIMPHNAKVPASLFNGS; encoded by the exons atggcggcagcggccgcgCGTCTCCGCCTCCTCGCCTCATGCCTCCTCTTGCCGGCGCCCTCCACGACGGCCCCGCGGCACATGCGAG GTCTCCGAGGCCTGAGCACGCTCTCCTCGACTCTCGGGTCGGGCGCCGGCGAGGACGAGATCGAGCGCATCCGCCGCGAGTTCGAGGACGCCAAGCGCAACTACCTCAGCATCCCCGCCGCCATCAAGGACATGCCCAAgatgaacccgcaag GCATCTACGTGAACAAGAACGTCAAGCTGGACGACCTACAAGTCTATGGGTTCGACTACGATTACACGCTGTCGCACTACTCCGACCACCTGCAGTGCTTGATCTATGATCTCGCCAAGAAGCACTTGGTCAATGAG TTGAAGTATCCAGAGAGCTGCTTGCAGTACGACTACGACAGTAGCTTTCCTGTCAGGGGCCTTTACTATGACAAACTAAAAGGTTGCCTTCTGAAGCTTGATTTCTTCGGTTCTATTGAACCCGATGGCTGCTTCTTTGGACGACGAAAG CTAAGTTCGACTGAGATAAAAGAACTCTATGGCACAAGACATATCGGAAGAGATCAAGCTCGTCAGCTTGTTGGGCTGATGGATGTCTTCTGTTTTAGTGAG GCATGCCTCATTGCAGATATTGTTCAGCACTTCGTAGATGCCAAGCTGGAGTTTGATGCTCCTTATGTATACGAGGATGTAAACCAAGCGATTCAGCATGTCCACAGAAGTGGTTTAGTTCACAGAAAAGTTCTGTCAGAGCCTCAGAAATTTCTGTTAAAAAAT AGCCAGGTGTTTCGTTTCTTAAAGACGCTACGAGAGAAGGGGAAAAAACTGTTTCTTCTTACCAACTCACCTTTCTACTTTGTGGATGGAGGGATGAGTTATTTGCTAGAG GACCAGCATTTTGATGGGAATTCTTGGAGGGAGCTTTTTGACGTTGTGATTGCGCAGGCAAATAAACCAAGTTTCTATAATTCAGACCACCCATTCAG GGTGTATGACACTGAAAAGGACACCTTAGCATTTACTGCAGTTGACAAGTTTCTGCCAAATGAAGTCTATTACCATGGATGTTTAAAATCCTTTCTGCAGATTACAAAGTGGAGAGGCCCAGAG GTGATATACTTTGGTGATCATCTCTTCAGCGACTTGAGAGGGCCTTCCAAAGCTGGTTGGCGAACAGCTGCCGTAATTCGTGAACTTGAG GATGAAATAGGAATCCAGAATGGTGACAGCTACCGGTTCCAACAG GCAAAATTAGGTATAATACACGATCTACTTGGGAAAGTTCATGCAACTGTGGTTAGCACTGAGAAAGGCCAAGTTTACAGAACATTGCTTGATGAGTTGAATGCAGAAAGGCGCCAATGTCGATCTGGCATGCGAGATCTGTTTAATAGTTCTTTTGGTGCAACATTCCTTACAGACACAGGAAAGGAATCATCATTTGCCTATCACATTCATCAATATGCAGATATCTACACCAGCAAGCTCGAGAACTTCTTGTCATATGCCCCTGAATCATGGCTTCATCCACCTCACGATATAAAGATCATGCCACATAATGCAAAG GTGCCAGCGAGTTTGTTCAATGGCTCATAA